Proteins found in one Limnothrix sp. FACHB-406 genomic segment:
- a CDS encoding aldehyde dehydrogenase: MVIATQPTNSAHWDLEAQIRETLDRQRQFFATGRPRDLEFRRDQLTKLRQAIQAKQDAIVAAVQQDLGRPEYEAYFELASIAEVDGALKNLTQWAKPQKAKLSIDQWPGSAWIEPQPLGVALIIGPWNYPFSLAISPLVGAIAAGNCAIVKPSEVAPATAAVVATLIRETFDPSFVAVFEGDAATSQALLANKFDHIFFTGGTAIGRIVMAAAAQHLTPVTLELGGKSPCFVTADANLAIAAKRIAWGKFLNAGQTCIAPDYLLVDRAVMPELLAQLRGAVTAFYGTDPAQSGDFGRIINDRQFDRLAALLESGKPFLGGQHNRADRYIAPTILTDVDWDSPVMADEIFGPILPVLPYDQLDQAIAQVNSRPKPLALYVFSENTQTQRYLLDRTSSGGACINETVMHVGCPSLPFGGVGDSGIGSYHGKASFDTFSHHRSVLKKATWLDLDWRYAPYAQKVGLIKKLLGMG, encoded by the coding sequence ATGGTGATCGCCACGCAACCGACCAATTCGGCTCATTGGGATCTTGAGGCCCAAATTCGGGAAACCCTCGATCGCCAACGACAGTTTTTTGCCACCGGTCGCCCCCGCGATTTGGAATTTCGGCGCGACCAATTAACCAAGCTGCGCCAAGCGATTCAGGCCAAGCAGGACGCGATCGTGGCGGCGGTACAACAGGACTTGGGCCGACCGGAATATGAGGCCTATTTTGAATTGGCTTCGATCGCAGAAGTTGACGGGGCCCTGAAAAATTTGACCCAATGGGCCAAGCCCCAAAAGGCCAAGTTGTCGATCGATCAATGGCCGGGTTCCGCTTGGATTGAACCGCAACCCCTGGGGGTGGCGTTGATTATTGGCCCCTGGAACTATCCCTTTTCTTTGGCGATTTCACCGTTGGTGGGGGCGATCGCGGCGGGAAATTGCGCGATCGTGAAACCCTCGGAAGTGGCTCCGGCCACGGCGGCAGTGGTGGCAACCCTGATTCGGGAAACCTTTGACCCGTCTTTTGTGGCGGTGTTTGAAGGGGATGCTGCCACCAGCCAAGCCCTGTTGGCCAACAAGTTTGACCATATTTTCTTCACGGGTGGGACGGCCATTGGGCGCATTGTGATGGCAGCGGCGGCCCAGCACCTCACGCCGGTCACCCTGGAGTTGGGGGGCAAGAGTCCTTGCTTTGTGACGGCGGATGCCAATTTGGCGATCGCGGCGAAGCGGATCGCTTGGGGCAAATTCCTCAACGCTGGCCAAACTTGCATCGCACCGGATTATCTTTTGGTCGATCGGGCGGTGATGCCGGAGTTGCTGGCCCAATTGCGCGGGGCGGTCACGGCATTTTATGGAACCGATCCGGCCCAGAGTGGGGATTTTGGGCGAATTATTAACGATCGCCAGTTCGATCGCCTGGCTGCGTTGCTGGAGTCTGGGAAACCGTTCTTGGGCGGCCAACACAACCGGGCCGATCGCTACATTGCCCCCACCATCCTCACCGATGTGGATTGGGACAGCCCCGTGATGGCCGATGAAATCTTTGGGCCCATTCTGCCGGTGTTGCCCTACGACCAACTGGATCAGGCGATCGCCCAAGTGAACAGTCGCCCCAAACCTCTGGCGCTGTATGTGTTTTCGGAAAATACCCAAACCCAACGCTACTTGCTCGATCGCACCAGTTCCGGCGGCGCTTGCATCAATGAAACGGTGATGCATGTGGGTTGTCCGTCGCTGCCCTTTGGCGGGGTGGGCGACAGCGGCATCGGCAGCTATCACGGCAAGGCCAGCTTTGACACCTTCTCGCACCATCGCAGCGTTTTGAAGAAGGCCACTTGGCTCGATTTAGATTGGCGCTATGCCCCCTATGCCCAAAAGGTCGGCCTGATTAAAAAATTGCTGGGTATGGGTTAG
- a CDS encoding transglutaminase family protein — MRYRIHHAIHYTYSQPVELGPHTLRLRPRCDGSQVLHDFQLQVSPHPLGLADIFDLEGNTVIQSWFNRDLVESLHVKATSIVETLRSNPFNFLLEPWALSLPFDYPASTLAQVRPYLSDQRLGGDRLDPAIWELAQGLLYKNHGNTLEFLGDLNQTVYNHCCYQQRETGDPMPPGMTWRRKTGSCRDLSVLFMEVCRVVGLAVRFVSGYEAGDPKLPEKHLHAWVEVFLPGAGWRGYDPTQGLVTADRHIPLAASAFPQNTAPMPGTFRGRSASAHMTFELEIEPLDPIRS; from the coding sequence ATGCGCTATCGCATCCATCACGCAATTCATTACACCTATAGCCAACCCGTCGAACTTGGCCCCCATACCCTGCGATTGCGGCCCCGTTGCGATGGATCCCAGGTCTTGCACGATTTTCAGCTTCAGGTGTCACCGCACCCCCTGGGTTTAGCCGATATTTTTGACCTGGAAGGCAACACGGTCATTCAAAGTTGGTTTAACCGAGATCTGGTGGAGTCCTTGCATGTGAAGGCCACCAGCATTGTGGAAACCCTGCGATCGAACCCGTTTAACTTTTTGCTGGAACCTTGGGCCCTGTCGCTCCCCTTTGACTATCCCGCCTCAACGCTGGCCCAAGTGCGACCTTACCTGAGCGATCAACGGTTGGGGGGCGATCGACTCGATCCCGCCATTTGGGAGTTGGCCCAAGGGTTGCTTTACAAAAACCATGGCAACACCCTGGAATTTTTGGGCGACTTGAACCAAACAGTCTATAACCACTGTTGCTATCAGCAGCGAGAAACCGGTGACCCAATGCCACCGGGCATGACTTGGCGGCGCAAAACCGGCTCCTGTCGTGATTTGTCGGTGTTGTTTATGGAGGTTTGCCGGGTGGTGGGCTTGGCGGTGCGGTTTGTCAGCGGCTATGAGGCGGGTGACCCCAAATTACCCGAAAAGCACCTGCACGCCTGGGTTGAAGTCTTTTTGCCGGGGGCCGGGTGGCGAGGCTATGACCCCACCCAAGGGCTGGTCACGGCCGATCGGCATATTCCCCTGGCTGCCAGCGCTTTTCCTCAAAACACGGCCCCCATGCCGGGCACGTTTCGCGGGCGATCGGCCTCGGCCCACATGACCTTTGAATTAGAAATCGAGCCGCTGGATCCAATTAGATCCTGA
- a CDS encoding ABC transporter substrate-binding protein, with amino-acid sequence MSPLNDSAFTRRRLLQYGAIALGSGLVTACGNNTSSEPSPTGEKGLDRVTLATDWVAQAEHGGFYQALATGIYQEYGLDVKIRMGGPQAATGTQLLFGKVVDFAMSNSTIALNAVAEGVPKITVAAYFQKDPRCIVAHPGVKDLSELKGKPLFVTPQAVSDFWGLLAKKYGFTDSQRRVYNFNPAPFLADKTSAQQGFVTSEPYTIEKEGGFKPSVFLLADVGYKPYATTIDTTSQMIAEKPDVVKRFVQASAKGWYSYLADPAPGNALIKKDYPEMTDDRLTYGLGKLKEYGIVLSGDAITNGIGYMTEARWQEFFENMVEYGVYPKTLDYRKAFTLDFVQDLPTSA; translated from the coding sequence ATGTCTCCGTTGAACGATTCCGCCTTCACTCGTCGTCGGTTGCTGCAATACGGGGCGATCGCCCTCGGTTCCGGCTTGGTCACCGCCTGTGGCAACAACACCAGCAGCGAACCCAGCCCAACCGGCGAAAAGGGCCTCGATCGGGTCACCCTCGCCACAGACTGGGTTGCCCAAGCGGAACATGGCGGCTTTTACCAAGCCCTGGCCACCGGCATTTATCAGGAATATGGCCTGGATGTAAAAATTCGGATGGGCGGCCCCCAGGCGGCCACGGGCACACAACTGCTGTTTGGGAAAGTGGTGGACTTTGCCATGAGCAACAGCACGATCGCCCTGAATGCTGTCGCAGAAGGCGTTCCCAAAATCACCGTCGCCGCCTATTTCCAAAAGGATCCCCGCTGCATTGTGGCCCATCCCGGCGTAAAAGATTTGTCGGAACTGAAGGGCAAGCCCCTGTTTGTCACGCCCCAAGCCGTTTCAGATTTTTGGGGACTGTTGGCTAAAAAATACGGATTTACGGATAGTCAGCGCCGGGTTTATAACTTTAATCCCGCACCCTTTTTAGCTGATAAAACTTCTGCCCAACAGGGATTTGTTACCTCAGAACCCTACACCATTGAGAAAGAAGGCGGCTTCAAACCCAGCGTTTTCCTGCTAGCTGATGTGGGTTATAAACCCTACGCCACCACCATCGACACCACATCCCAAATGATTGCCGAAAAGCCCGATGTGGTGAAACGTTTTGTGCAGGCTTCTGCCAAAGGTTGGTATAGCTATTTAGCCGATCCAGCGCCTGGCAATGCCTTGATTAAAAAAGACTATCCGGAGATGACAGACGATCGCTTGACCTATGGACTCGGGAAGCTCAAGGAATATGGCATTGTGCTTTCGGGCGATGCGATTACTAATGGCATTGGCTACATGACCGAAGCCCGCTGGCAGGAATTTTTTGAAAACATGGTTGAGTATGGGGTCTATCCCAAAACACTTGATTATCGCAAGGCTTTCACCCTCGATTTTGTGCAAGATTTGCCCACCTCGGCCTAA
- a CDS encoding glutaredoxin family protein, with amino-acid sequence MSHHLPHHLILYSKPGCHLCEGLQEKLEMVNLSSDLRLTIELRDITTNDRWFAAFQYEIPVLRWLADGESELPIPRPSPRCSVVQLEQHLRKAFATIEPS; translated from the coding sequence TTGTCTCATCATCTGCCCCATCATTTGATTTTGTATAGCAAGCCCGGTTGCCATCTCTGTGAGGGATTGCAGGAAAAGTTGGAAATGGTGAACCTGTCGAGCGATCTGCGCCTCACGATCGAGCTGCGGGACATCACCACCAACGATCGCTGGTTTGCCGCGTTTCAATACGAAATTCCGGTGTTGCGTTGGCTGGCGGATGGGGAATCTGAATTGCCGATTCCGCGGCCGTCGCCCCGCTGTTCGGTGGTTCAGCTCGAACAACACCTCCGGAAAGCCTTTGCCACAATTGAGCCATCCTAG
- a CDS encoding response regulator has translation MTKQVLVIDDEPDMREIARIGLEVCNGWQVLLAASGAEGIAVAAAQQPDAILLDVMMPQMDGTATLEALQKNPSTSHIPVILLTAKVQAADRQRYAHLKAAAVVTKPFDPLVLGDSICQILGWSS, from the coding sequence ATGACTAAACAAGTGCTTGTTATTGATGATGAACCAGACATGCGAGAAATTGCGCGCATTGGTCTGGAAGTTTGTAATGGTTGGCAGGTGTTGCTGGCGGCTTCCGGTGCTGAAGGAATTGCCGTGGCTGCGGCCCAACAACCTGACGCAATTTTGTTGGATGTGATGATGCCACAAATGGATGGCACGGCAACCTTGGAAGCATTGCAAAAAAATCCCTCCACCAGTCATATTCCTGTCATTTTGTTGACCGCCAAGGTGCAAGCGGCCGATCGCCAACGCTATGCCCATTTGAAGGCGGCCGCAGTGGTTACCAAGCCATTTGATCCCTTGGTGTTGGGAGATTCCATTTGTCAGATTTTGGGCTGGTCTTCCTAA
- a CDS encoding pseudouridine synthase, with protein sequence MARYVLFYKPFQVMSQFSPSEGKATLKDFIDVPEIYPIGRLDWDSEGLMLLSDDGPLQHRLSDPRWGHPRTYWAQVEQIPPDQAIAQLQRGVTIQDYRTRPAQVRLLPEEPTLPPRDPPIRFRKSVPTAWLELTLTEGRNRQVRRMTAAVGHPTLRLVRVAIGSLTLAGLEPGQWRFLTATELASLRAIAQSSQPASAARGEPTARSPRSRPAKRRGRSARS encoded by the coding sequence ATGGCCCGCTACGTCCTGTTTTATAAGCCCTTTCAGGTGATGAGCCAATTTAGCCCCTCCGAGGGCAAGGCCACCCTGAAGGACTTTATTGATGTGCCTGAGATCTACCCGATCGGGCGGTTGGATTGGGACAGCGAAGGGTTAATGCTGCTGTCAGACGATGGGCCGCTGCAACATCGGTTAAGTGATCCCCGCTGGGGCCATCCCCGCACCTACTGGGCCCAGGTGGAACAGATTCCCCCGGATCAGGCGATCGCCCAACTGCAACGGGGTGTGACCATTCAAGACTACCGAACCCGCCCCGCTCAGGTGCGTCTGTTGCCCGAGGAGCCAACCCTGCCGCCTCGCGATCCGCCCATTCGGTTTCGGAAATCCGTGCCCACCGCCTGGTTGGAGTTAACCCTCACCGAGGGCCGCAATCGCCAGGTGCGACGGATGACGGCGGCCGTGGGCCATCCCACCTTGCGCTTGGTGCGGGTGGCGATCGGATCGCTCACCTTGGCGGGGTTGGAGCCGGGCCAGTGGCGCTTTCTGACCGCAACGGAACTAGCCAGCCTGCGGGCGATCGCCCAATCTTCCCAGCCAGCCTCGGCGGCCAGGGGTGAACCCACTGCGCGATCGCCCCGAAGTCGCCCGGCCAAACGTCGGGGGCGATCGGCGCGATCGTAA
- a CDS encoding DUF4214 domain-containing protein produces MLQMLPSRSPRRSLSTVLATTLAASAIALPSQASSLCVGDRQQSLCLESGAQYVSVAGAWDESLLATGIDPGHAAEVDRLYQSVLGRPADLAGLRTYARALEQGWSVRKVRWAIANSAEAQVAIHRIYREVLDRAADEEGLDTYRDRLERGWELSRVRTDIGSSYEAQSRRRSLTS; encoded by the coding sequence ATGCTCCAAATGCTCCCGAGCCGATCGCCCCGTCGATCGCTCAGTACCGTGCTGGCCACCACCCTCGCCGCCAGCGCGATCGCCCTGCCCAGCCAGGCCAGCAGCCTTTGTGTGGGCGATCGCCAACAGTCCCTCTGCCTGGAGTCCGGCGCGCAGTACGTGAGTGTGGCTGGCGCTTGGGATGAGTCGCTGTTGGCAACGGGCATCGATCCTGGCCATGCGGCCGAGGTCGATCGCCTCTATCAATCCGTTCTGGGTCGTCCGGCAGATTTGGCCGGGCTGCGCACCTACGCTCGAGCGCTGGAACAGGGTTGGTCAGTGCGCAAAGTGCGCTGGGCCATTGCCAACAGTGCCGAAGCGCAGGTGGCGATTCACCGCATCTATCGAGAAGTGCTCGATCGCGCGGCCGACGAAGAAGGCCTGGATACCTATCGCGATCGCCTGGAACGAGGCTGGGAACTGAGTCGCGTTCGCACCGACATTGGCTCCAGCTACGAAGCCCAATCCCGCCGCCGCAGCCTCACCAGCTAG
- a CDS encoding response regulator transcription factor, whose product MRFLLVEDDPAISHTLGAALAEQFYVVDVAEDGQEGLDYTRSFTYDLIILDVTLPRLDGLSLCRHLRREKYTGPILLLTAKGETEDKVKGLDAGADDYVVKPCTVQELMARVRALLRRQRSTDAPVLEWGPLRLDPSAGQVTYSNRPINLSPKEYSLLELFLRHPRRLFSRNAILEHLWSVGDFPGEETVKAHIKGVRRKLALVGARDLIETVYGMGYRLRPGSAQVPEPQDGDVSLRLRSALDRAWERFEGMIYERLESLERVTAGIGADRLCEADRLRALEDAHKLIGSLGPFGLVRGSQLARAIEEQLQQLQPYAQDPHSPPDPNSFGFAANSAATSPTATNRHSVLQLAHQTLISLVGDLRREIQSRQQIEHNRLRLVYLGNNSRWSQALAAAIAQEGALIDLALPSSPTTWLTQPATALPSVVIMDWSDSERADFLAVLPSLRQRQPSLITIALMEQFDPNDLLQFANEGWDTDWAVDRPITPLIQALSQYQTEQRIGGNLRILAIGLSNNANNLVRRCCQQQQWTLAAVSQPQRVSASMAASRPDLILLAADSSPWGGVLWTRALRSEGFGGRRIPVIVFASEASPQTLDRLYQAGATACILELPSAEELADSLRQQLIRASRSELFNGRATKPISKY is encoded by the coding sequence GTGAGATTCCTGTTAGTTGAAGATGACCCAGCCATTTCCCACACGCTCGGCGCAGCCCTGGCGGAGCAGTTCTATGTAGTGGATGTGGCTGAGGATGGGCAAGAGGGACTGGACTACACCCGATCGTTTACCTATGACCTGATTATTCTGGATGTGACCCTGCCCCGACTGGATGGCCTGAGTCTGTGTCGCCATCTGCGGCGGGAAAAGTACACGGGGCCCATCTTGCTGTTGACCGCCAAGGGCGAAACCGAAGACAAGGTAAAGGGTCTAGATGCCGGGGCCGATGATTATGTGGTCAAGCCTTGCACCGTCCAAGAACTGATGGCGCGGGTGCGGGCCCTGTTGCGCCGCCAGCGATCGACCGATGCGCCCGTGTTGGAATGGGGCCCCCTGCGTTTGGATCCGAGCGCCGGTCAAGTGACCTATAGCAATCGCCCCATCAACCTCAGCCCCAAGGAATACAGCCTCCTGGAATTGTTTTTGCGCCATCCCCGGCGGTTGTTTTCCCGCAACGCCATCCTCGAACACCTGTGGTCTGTGGGCGATTTTCCCGGTGAAGAAACCGTCAAAGCCCACATCAAAGGCGTGCGGCGCAAGTTGGCCCTGGTGGGAGCGCGGGATCTCATTGAAACGGTTTATGGCATGGGCTACCGGCTACGGCCCGGGAGTGCTCAGGTACCGGAACCCCAGGATGGGGATGTGTCCCTGCGGTTGCGCTCAGCGCTCGATCGCGCCTGGGAACGCTTTGAAGGGATGATCTATGAGCGACTGGAATCCCTGGAGCGAGTCACAGCGGGCATTGGGGCCGATCGCCTCTGCGAAGCCGATCGCCTGCGGGCCCTGGAAGATGCCCACAAACTGATCGGCTCCTTGGGGCCGTTTGGCTTAGTGCGCGGTTCCCAACTGGCCCGCGCCATTGAAGAACAGCTACAACAACTGCAACCCTACGCCCAGGATCCCCATAGCCCTCCTGACCCCAACAGCTTTGGTTTCGCCGCCAATTCGGCCGCCACGAGTCCAACGGCCACCAATCGCCACAGCGTCCTGCAACTAGCCCACCAAACCCTGATTTCCCTGGTGGGTGACCTGCGCCGCGAAATTCAAAGCCGCCAGCAAATCGAACACAATCGCCTACGGCTGGTTTATTTGGGCAATAACAGCCGCTGGTCTCAGGCCCTGGCCGCCGCCATCGCCCAAGAAGGGGCCCTGATTGACCTGGCGCTGCCCAGTTCTCCTACCACTTGGCTCACACAACCTGCCACCGCCTTGCCCAGTGTGGTAATTATGGATTGGAGCGATTCGGAGCGGGCCGATTTTCTGGCGGTATTGCCCAGCTTGCGCCAGCGCCAACCATCCCTGATCACGATCGCCCTGATGGAGCAGTTTGACCCCAATGATCTGCTGCAATTTGCGAACGAAGGCTGGGACACCGATTGGGCAGTCGATCGCCCGATCACGCCCCTGATCCAAGCCCTCAGTCAGTACCAAACCGAACAACGCATTGGGGGCAATCTGCGAATTCTGGCCATTGGCCTGTCTAACAACGCCAACAACCTGGTAAGGCGCTGTTGCCAGCAACAACAATGGACGCTGGCCGCCGTTTCCCAACCCCAACGAGTCAGCGCCAGCATGGCCGCCAGCCGGCCGGATCTCATTTTGCTGGCGGCCGATAGCAGTCCCTGGGGAGGCGTTTTATGGACGAGGGCCCTCCGCAGCGAGGGATTTGGCGGGCGGCGAATCCCGGTGATTGTTTTTGCCTCCGAAGCCTCGCCCCAAACCCTCGATCGACTCTACCAAGCCGGGGCAACTGCCTGTATCCTAGAGCTTCCAAGTGCTGAGGAATTGGCGGATAGTCTGCGACAACAGCTCATTCGAGCCAGTCGATCAGAATTGTTCAATGGCCGAGCCACCAAACCAATCAGTAAATATTAA
- a CDS encoding diflavin flavoprotein, whose amino-acid sequence MTIATATPPTAKPRDVQVMPIGPGTTVLRSRTWERLKFEIEYSLKKGTTANAYLIQGDQVALIDPPGQTFTDVFLNKLAQRLGDRVIDYVILGHLNANRAATIERLLEASQPPRFICSNPAAITLRSLFPDRDLVIEVVRGEETLDLGQGHLLKFIPIPTPRWPDGMVTYDPASQIAFTDKLYGAHVCGDQIFDEGWQIYEDDRRFYYDCLHASQSKQVSTALDKLDDLPAATYAPGHGPIVRYGFAELRHAYRHWTQQQTEKELSVALIFASAYGNTAAVAQSIARGITKAGVAVESINCEYLDPEEIKGAIEKCAGFIIGSPTLGGHAPTQIQTALGIVLNSADKSKPAGVFGSFGWSGEAIDLLESKLQDGGYQFAMPTIRVKFAPTQAVLQQCEEAGTDFAQALQRANKRRAPKPAAGTADRTAQAVGRVVGSLCVVTASQDDVQTAMLASWVSQATFKPPGVTIAVAKERAIESLMHEGSQFVLNVLAEGKQLRRHFMKNFPPGADRFEGLQVETASNGCPVLTDALAFLECTVRSRMECGDHWVVYATANSGKVLDTTGVTAVHHRRSGSQY is encoded by the coding sequence ATGACGATCGCCACAGCAACCCCCCCAACGGCCAAACCCCGCGACGTGCAAGTGATGCCGATCGGCCCTGGCACCACCGTGTTGCGATCGCGCACCTGGGAACGCCTGAAATTTGAGATTGAATATTCCCTCAAAAAAGGCACTACCGCCAATGCCTATCTAATTCAAGGCGATCAGGTGGCCCTGATTGACCCGCCGGGGCAAACCTTCACCGATGTGTTTTTGAATAAATTGGCGCAGCGGTTGGGCGATCGGGTGATCGACTACGTTATTTTGGGCCACCTGAACGCCAACCGGGCCGCCACCATTGAAAGGCTCCTGGAAGCCAGCCAGCCCCCCCGCTTCATTTGCTCCAACCCGGCGGCCATCACCCTGCGATCGCTCTTTCCCGATCGGGACTTGGTGATCGAGGTGGTGCGTGGCGAAGAAACTCTTGATCTGGGCCAAGGTCACCTGCTGAAATTCATTCCGATTCCGACTCCCCGTTGGCCCGATGGCATGGTTACCTACGACCCCGCCAGCCAAATTGCCTTCACCGACAAGCTTTACGGGGCCCATGTTTGCGGCGATCAGATTTTTGATGAGGGTTGGCAGATTTACGAGGACGATCGGCGGTTTTATTACGACTGCCTGCACGCTTCCCAGTCCAAACAGGTCAGCACCGCCCTTGATAAATTAGACGACCTGCCCGCCGCCACCTACGCGCCGGGCCACGGGCCGATCGTGCGCTATGGCTTTGCGGAACTGCGCCACGCCTATCGCCACTGGACGCAACAGCAGACAGAAAAGGAACTTTCCGTAGCCCTGATTTTTGCCTCGGCCTATGGCAACACGGCCGCCGTGGCCCAAAGCATTGCCCGAGGCATCACCAAGGCCGGCGTGGCGGTGGAGTCGATCAACTGCGAATATTTGGATCCCGAGGAAATTAAAGGGGCGATCGAGAAATGCGCCGGTTTCATCATCGGCTCCCCCACCTTGGGCGGCCATGCTCCCACCCAAATCCAAACGGCCCTGGGCATTGTTCTGAACAGCGCTGACAAGAGCAAACCCGCCGGGGTGTTCGGTTCCTTTGGTTGGAGCGGCGAGGCGATCGACCTGTTGGAAAGCAAGCTCCAGGACGGGGGCTACCAATTTGCCATGCCCACGATCCGGGTCAAATTTGCCCCCACCCAAGCGGTCTTGCAACAGTGCGAAGAGGCGGGCACGGACTTTGCCCAGGCCCTGCAACGGGCCAACAAACGTCGCGCTCCCAAACCGGCCGCCGGTACGGCCGATCGCACGGCCCAGGCCGTTGGGCGCGTGGTGGGTTCCCTGTGCGTGGTCACCGCCAGCCAGGATGATGTGCAAACCGCCATGCTGGCCTCCTGGGTCTCCCAAGCCACCTTCAAGCCACCGGGGGTGACGATCGCCGTGGCCAAGGAACGGGCGATCGAGTCCCTAATGCATGAGGGTTCGCAGTTTGTCCTGAACGTGTTGGCGGAAGGCAAACAACTGCGGCGGCACTTCATGAAAAACTTCCCGCCAGGGGCCGATCGGTTCGAGGGGTTACAGGTGGAAACCGCCAGCAATGGTTGCCCGGTGTTGACCGATGCTCTGGCTTTTCTGGAATGCACCGTGCGCAGTCGCATGGAATGTGGCGATCACTGGGTGGTTTATGCCACTGCCAACAGCGGCAAAGTGCTCGACACCACAGGAGTCACGGCGGTTCACCACCGGCGATCGGGCAGCCAATACTAA
- a CDS encoding UDP-N-acetylmuramoyl-L-alanyl-D-glutamate--2,6-diaminopimelate ligase has translation MTLRELLASVSTELVIPDHPALDRPVKGLTTNSQACQPGDLFVGLPGTRVDGGEFWPNAIESGAIAAVVSPAIAAAQPTQPAGPCLIGARDVVGACADLAAAFHGHPTQQLQLVGVTGTNGKTTTTQLIEFLLKTADRPTALLGTLVVRWPGFEQTAIHTTPFAVELQEQLANARSAGADYAVMEVSSHALAQRRVQGCEFQVAVFTNLTQDHLDFHNTMEEYFAAKALLFQPNYLRGRAIVNLDDPYGAALAAQLDHDRCWCYSIDDSAADFYLSDLSYGLDGVSGTLHTPAGAIAFRSPLVGQFNLQNWLAAAATGLHLGLDLSAMVQALAQFPGVPGRMQLVQVTDGPLPQDISAIVDYAHTPDSLDNALRAARPFVQGRLICVFGCGGDRDRTKRPIMGGIAAQESDWAIVTSDNPRTENPQRILNDVVAGIPVAANYTVEGDRAKAIQRAILEAQPGDCVLIAGKGHEDYQILGTEKVHFDDREQAEAALRLRLQATMATNAH, from the coding sequence ATGACTTTGCGCGAACTGCTGGCCAGCGTCTCCACAGAACTGGTGATTCCCGACCATCCGGCACTCGATCGCCCAGTGAAGGGGCTGACGACCAATTCCCAGGCTTGCCAACCGGGCGACCTGTTCGTTGGTCTGCCGGGGACTCGGGTTGATGGCGGTGAATTTTGGCCCAATGCGATCGAGTCGGGGGCGATCGCGGCGGTGGTGTCGCCGGCCATTGCTGCCGCCCAACCAACCCAGCCGGCCGGGCCCTGCCTGATTGGGGCCAGGGACGTGGTGGGGGCTTGCGCAGATTTGGCGGCGGCGTTCCATGGCCACCCAACCCAGCAGTTGCAATTGGTGGGGGTGACGGGTACCAATGGCAAAACTACCACCACGCAACTGATTGAGTTTTTGTTGAAAACGGCCGATCGCCCCACGGCGCTGCTGGGCACGTTAGTGGTGCGTTGGCCGGGCTTTGAGCAAACGGCGATTCATACCACGCCCTTTGCGGTGGAGTTGCAGGAGCAGTTGGCCAATGCCCGATCGGCCGGGGCGGACTATGCCGTGATGGAAGTTAGCTCCCATGCCCTGGCCCAAAGACGGGTGCAAGGTTGTGAATTTCAGGTGGCGGTTTTCACCAACCTGACGCAGGATCACCTGGACTTCCACAACACGATGGAAGAGTATTTTGCGGCGAAGGCCCTGCTCTTCCAGCCCAATTATTTGCGAGGCCGGGCGATCGTTAACCTTGATGATCCCTATGGAGCGGCCCTCGCAGCTCAGCTCGATCATGATCGCTGCTGGTGCTATAGCATTGACGACTCCGCAGCCGATTTTTATCTGAGTGATTTGAGCTATGGCCTCGATGGGGTCAGCGGCACGCTGCACACGCCGGCTGGCGCGATCGCGTTTCGATCGCCCCTCGTGGGTCAATTCAACCTGCAAAACTGGCTGGCCGCCGCCGCCACCGGGTTGCACTTGGGTTTGGATCTCTCGGCCATGGTGCAGGCCCTGGCCCAGTTCCCCGGTGTGCCAGGCCGAATGCAGCTAGTCCAAGTGACCGATGGGCCCTTGCCCCAAGACATTAGCGCGATCGTGGACTATGCCCACACGCCCGACAGCTTGGACAATGCCCTGCGGGCGGCCCGTCCGTTTGTGCAAGGGCGCTTGATTTGTGTGTTTGGTTGTGGGGGCGATCGCGATCGCACCAAACGGCCCATCATGGGCGGCATTGCGGCCCAGGAGTCCGACTGGGCGATCGTCACTTCCGACAACCCCCGCACCGAAAATCCCCAGCGAATTTTGAATGATGTGGTGGCCGGGATTCCCGTCGCTGCGAACTACACCGTGGAGGGCGATCGCGCCAAGGCCATCCAACGGGCCATCCTGGAAGCCCAACCCGGCGATTGTGTCCTAATTGCGGGCAAAGGCCACGAAGACTACCAAATCCTAGGTACCGAAAAAGTGCATTTTGACGATCGGGAACAGGCCGAAGCGGCCCTACGCCTGCGATTGCAAGCAACCATGGCAACTAATGCACATTAA